In Pseudomonadota bacterium, a genomic segment contains:
- a CDS encoding chorismate mutase yields MSDAEKAAQILKGHRESIDRLDAILVYTLGERFKHTQAVGVLKAQHDLPPSDPAREDAQIARLEDLAKRADLDPEFAKKFLNFIIAEVIQHHKTHQDRT; encoded by the coding sequence ATGAGCGATGCCGAGAAAGCCGCCCAGATCCTCAAGGGCCACCGCGAGTCGATCGACCGCCTCGACGCGATCCTCGTCTACACGCTGGGCGAGCGGTTCAAGCACACCCAGGCCGTGGGCGTGCTCAAGGCCCAGCACGACCTTCCCCCGTCCGATCCCGCGCGCGAAGACGCGCAGATCGCACGGCTCGAAGATTTGGCGAAGCGCGCGGATCTCGATCCCGAATTCGCCAAGAAGTTCCTGAACTTCATCATCGCTGAAGTCATTCAGCACCACAAAACACACCAAGACAGAACCTGA
- the rimM gene encoding ribosome maturation factor RimM (Essential for efficient processing of 16S rRNA) — MTEDRVCVGAIAGAFGVSGEVRLKSFCADPLALGDYGALSDEAGARRFTVQIDRAVDKGLIGRLSGVRSKEDADALKGTRLYAERAALPQLPDDEYYYSDLIGLAVVDPGGGTLGTVKAVLNHGATDILEVKLPGSSETVLLPFTQEAVPTVDLGAQRIVADPPEGVF; from the coding sequence ATGACCGAAGACAGGGTCTGCGTGGGCGCGATCGCCGGCGCCTTTGGCGTGAGCGGCGAAGTGCGGCTCAAAAGCTTCTGCGCGGACCCGCTGGCGTTGGGCGATTACGGCGCGTTGAGCGATGAGGCGGGTGCGCGGCGCTTCACCGTCCAGATCGACCGTGCGGTCGATAAGGGCCTCATCGGTCGCCTCTCCGGGGTCCGCTCCAAAGAGGACGCCGATGCGCTCAAGGGCACGCGGCTCTATGCGGAGCGCGCCGCCCTGCCCCAGCTGCCGGATGACGAGTACTACTACTCCGACCTCATCGGGCTTGCCGTCGTCGATCCCGGCGGCGGCACGCTCGGCACCGTGAAGGCCGTGCTCAACCACGGGGCCACGGACATCCTCGAGGTGAAGCTGCCCGGCTCCTCGGAGACGGTGCTCCTGCCCTTCACGCAGGAGGCCGTGCCCACGGTGGATCTCGGGGCACAGCGGATCGTGGCGGACCCGCCCGAGGGCGTCTTCTGA
- a CDS encoding GNAT family N-acetyltransferase, which translates to MTLPHELPATGPSVVLADAMQALVPVLTTERLTLRAPRIEDFAAYARIAEQPSARFIYGEIPSRDHAWADFGQLVATWILRGHGIWTVEAEGEVQGFVLIGFEPGDDEPELGFMFLPEAEGKSIAFEAATAARDYAFSALGLRTLVSYIDHENTRSIALATRLGGTRDTDAEKADDTVTYRYIKEEARS; encoded by the coding sequence ATGACGTTGCCTCACGAGCTCCCGGCCACCGGGCCCTCCGTGGTGTTGGCGGACGCCATGCAGGCCCTCGTACCTGTTCTCACGACGGAGCGCCTGACGTTGCGCGCGCCTCGGATCGAAGACTTCGCGGCCTATGCGCGGATCGCCGAACAGCCCTCGGCACGCTTCATCTACGGCGAGATCCCCAGTCGTGACCACGCCTGGGCAGATTTTGGCCAGCTCGTCGCGACGTGGATCCTGCGCGGCCACGGCATCTGGACGGTCGAAGCGGAAGGTGAGGTCCAGGGCTTCGTCCTCATCGGCTTCGAGCCGGGCGATGACGAACCAGAGCTTGGCTTCATGTTCCTGCCGGAGGCCGAGGGCAAAAGCATTGCCTTCGAGGCCGCCACAGCCGCGCGCGACTACGCCTTCAGCGCGCTCGGGCTCAGGACGCTGGTTTCCTATATCGACCACGAGAACACGCGCTCCATCGCGCTGGCCACCCGCCTGGGCGGCACCCGCGACACGGATGCGGAGAAAGCCGACGACACCGTCACCTACCGCTACATCAAGGAGGAGGCCCGGTCATGA
- the trmD gene encoding tRNA (guanosine(37)-N1)-methyltransferase TrmD, whose amino-acid sequence MALSHGRKSIRATAEPRALMEREEIAGAWTARVITLFPETFPGVLGASLTGKALKEGRWQLHTTDLRLFGEGKHRNVDDKPAGGGAGMVLRADIVGRAVEAAAGPGPILYMSPRGAPFSQAMARDLAAGPGCTVLCGRFEGVDERAIAHYGMQEVSIGDYVLTGGELAAQVLLDACIRLLPGVLGNEASTEEESHSAGLLEHPHFTRPAEWQGRTIPDVLTCGDHGKVAAWRREQSEALTKARRPDLWDKLHRKE is encoded by the coding sequence ATGGCGCTCTCCCACGGGCGCAAATCCATCCGCGCCACTGCAGAGCCTCGCGCGCTCATGGAGCGCGAAGAGATCGCGGGCGCCTGGACCGCGCGGGTCATCACGCTCTTTCCCGAGACCTTTCCCGGCGTTCTCGGGGCCTCGCTCACCGGCAAGGCGCTCAAGGAGGGCCGCTGGCAGCTCCACACCACCGATCTCCGGCTCTTCGGCGAGGGCAAGCACCGGAACGTGGACGACAAGCCCGCGGGCGGCGGCGCGGGCATGGTGCTGCGCGCCGATATCGTGGGCCGCGCGGTGGAGGCCGCCGCGGGGCCGGGCCCGATCCTCTACATGTCGCCCCGGGGCGCGCCGTTCAGCCAGGCCATGGCCCGCGACCTCGCCGCCGGTCCCGGCTGTACTGTTCTCTGCGGCCGCTTCGAGGGCGTCGATGAGCGCGCGATCGCACATTACGGGATGCAGGAAGTGTCCATCGGCGATTACGTCCTCACCGGCGGCGAACTCGCCGCGCAGGTCCTGCTCGACGCCTGCATCCGCCTCCTGCCGGGCGTCCTCGGTAACGAAGCGTCCACCGAGGAGGAAAGCCACAGCGCGGGCCTCCTCGAGCATCCGCACTTCACCCGCCCCGCCGAGTGGCAGGGCCGCACGATCCCCGACGTGCTGACCTGCGGCGACCACGGCAAGGTCGCGGCCTGGCGACGGGAGCAGAGCGAGGCGCTGACCAAGGCGCGCCGCCCCGACCTCTGGGACAAGCTGCACCGCAAGGAGTGA
- the rpsP gene encoding 30S ribosomal protein S16 produces MAMKIRLARGGTKKRPFYRIVAADSRMPRDGRFIEKLGTYNPLLPKDSEDRVKMDMERVEYWLGKGAQPTDRIARMLEAAGARDKTERNNPQKAKPGKKAQERAEEKAAKAAAAAEAAAAPAEEAPAEEAPAAEAAAEE; encoded by the coding sequence ATGGCCATGAAAATTCGTCTCGCCCGCGGCGGCACCAAGAAGCGCCCGTTCTACCGCATCGTCGCCGCCGACAGTCGCATGCCCCGCGACGGCCGCTTCATCGAAAAGCTCGGCACCTACAATCCGCTCCTCCCGAAGGACAGCGAGGACCGCGTGAAGATGGACATGGAGCGCGTGGAGTACTGGCTCGGCAAGGGCGCGCAGCCCACCGACCGGATCGCCCGCATGCTCGAGGCCGCCGGCGCCCGCGACAAGACGGAGCGCAACAATCCGCAGAAAGCCAAGCCCGGCAAGAAAGCCCAGGAGCGCGCCGAGGAGAAGGCCGCAAAGGCTGCAGCAGCCGCTGAAGCCGCCGCAGCACCGGCTGAGGAAGCCCCCGCCGAGGAGGCACCGGCCGCAGAGGCAGCGGCAGAGGAGTAA